Proteins found in one Magnolia sinica isolate HGM2019 chromosome 5, MsV1, whole genome shotgun sequence genomic segment:
- the LOC131245716 gene encoding chalcone synthase 1-like, with translation MVTVDAIRKSQRAEGTAAVMAIGTANPPNVVDQSTYPDYYFRVTNSEHKVEIKQKFKRMCEKSTIKKRYMYLTEEILKENPNVCAYMAPSFDTRQDMVVVEVPKLGKEAASKAIMEWGQPKSNITHLIFCTTSGIDMPGADYQLTKLLHLRPSIKRLVLYQQGCFAGGTVLRLAKDLAENNKGARVLAICSEITAVTFRGPSDTHLDSLVGQALFGDGAAAVIVGADPIPGIEKPLFELISAAQTILPDSDGAIDGHLREAGLTFHLMKDVPGLISNNIEKSLIEALEPLGISDWNSLFWIMHPGGPAILDHVEMKLGLKAEKLRATRHVLSEYGNMSSACVLFILDEMRKKSVEEGCKTTGEGLEWGVLFGFGPGLTVETVVLHSVAG, from the exons ATGGTGACCGTCGATGCCATCCGTAAGTCGCAGAGGGCCGAAGGAACGGCCGCCGTGATGGCAATCGGGACCGCTAACCCACCGAATGTTGTGGATCAAAGCACGTACCCGGACTACTACTTTCGAGTCACGAACAGCGAGCACAAGGTGGAGATAAAACAGAAGTTCAAGCGCATGT GTGAAAAATCCACGATCAAGAAGAGGTACATGTATTTGACGGAGGAGATTTTAAAGGAAAATCCTAACGTATGTGCCTACATGGCTCCATCATTCGATACAAGACAAGACATGGTGGTGGTGGAAGTACCCAAGCTAGGCAAAGAAGCTGCATCCAAAGCCATCATGGAGTGGGGCCAGCCCAAGTCCAACATCACCCATCTCATCTTTTGCACCACCAGCGGCATCGACATGCCCGGCGCCGATTACCAGCTCACAAAGCTCCTCCACCTCCGCCCCTCAATCAAACGTCTCGTACTCTACCAACAAGGTTGCTTTGCCGGTGGAACCGTGCTTCGACTCGCAAAAGACCTTGCTGAAAACAACAAAGGTGCACGTGTCCTGGCCATCTGCTCTGAGATCACAGCCGTCACTTTCCGTGGGCCCAGCGACACTCACCTCGATAGCCTTGTCGGCCAAGCACTTTTCGGAGACGGCGCAGCTGCTGTGATTGTGGGTGCAGATCCCATCCCTGGCATTGAGAAACCTTTGTTTGAGCTTATCTCCGCAGCCCAGACAATACTCCCAGACAGCGATGGAGCCATCGATGGTCATCTTAGGGAAGCGGGTCTGACCTTCCACCTTATGAAAGACGTGCCAGGGCTCATTTCAAATAACATTGAAAAGAGCCTTATTGAGGCCTTAGAGCCGTTGGGTATTTCCGACTGGAACTCTCTGTTCTGGATCATGCACCCAGGTGGGCCTGCGATCTTGGACCATGTGGAGATGAAGCTGGGACTTAAGGCTGAGAAGCTGCGTGCGACGAGGCACGTGCTGAGTGAGTATGGGAACATGTCGAGCGCGTGCGTGCTGTTTATActggatgagatgaggaagaagtcGGTGGAAGAAGGGTGTAAGACGACTGGTGAAGGTCTTGAGTGGGGCGTGCTATTCGGGTTCGGACCTGGGCTTACCGTCGAGACAGTCGTGCTTCACAGCGTGGCTGGCTAG